A single genomic interval of Bradyrhizobium japonicum USDA 6 harbors:
- a CDS encoding penicillin-binding protein activator produces MLGPRDPKSSVQGSRLSGATRRSALGLLLGAPLLSACAGVQQSLSQFSNPFSSSSPAPAQPAGPPQQATTAGSGGVKVGVILPLSAAGNAGLAAQSMRNAAEMALAEFQNPNIQLLIKDDNGSPQGAQAGAQQAVDEGAEIILGPLFAQSVPAVAQVARARGISVIAFSTDSSIAGRGVFLLSFLPESDVNRIVEYSAGIGKRSVAVLVPDNAYGNVVEAAVKAAVPRRGGRIVAFEKYGADRATPARTVAQQLGSADALFIADDGDAVVAVADAMTAAGANLRNIQLLGTGLWDNPRVYANANLQGGLYAAPDPAGFRAFSGRYRTKYGAEPIRTATLAYDAVALVAALARTQGPTRFSPDVLTNPSGFAGIDGLFRFRADGTNERGLAVMKVTTGGGVAVAGSPKSFGA; encoded by the coding sequence ATGCTGGGCCCGCGCGATCCGAAATCTTCCGTTCAGGGCTCCCGACTATCGGGGGCGACCCGGCGGAGCGCACTCGGCCTGTTGCTCGGCGCCCCCTTGCTGTCGGCCTGCGCCGGCGTGCAGCAGAGTCTCAGCCAGTTCTCCAACCCGTTCAGCAGTTCCTCCCCGGCCCCGGCGCAGCCGGCCGGACCGCCGCAACAGGCCACCACCGCCGGCAGCGGCGGGGTGAAGGTTGGCGTGATCCTGCCGCTCTCGGCCGCCGGCAATGCCGGCCTTGCCGCGCAATCGATGCGCAACGCCGCCGAGATGGCGCTGGCCGAGTTCCAGAATCCCAACATCCAGCTCCTCATCAAGGACGACAATGGCAGCCCGCAAGGCGCGCAGGCGGGTGCGCAGCAGGCAGTCGACGAAGGCGCCGAGATCATTTTGGGCCCGCTGTTCGCGCAATCGGTGCCGGCGGTGGCGCAGGTCGCGCGTGCGCGCGGCATCTCGGTGATCGCGTTCTCGACCGATTCCAGCATCGCCGGCCGCGGCGTCTTTCTGCTGAGCTTCCTGCCGGAGTCCGACGTCAATCGCATCGTCGAATATTCCGCCGGCATCGGAAAACGCTCCGTCGCCGTGCTGGTGCCCGACAATGCCTATGGCAATGTCGTCGAGGCCGCGGTGAAGGCGGCGGTGCCGCGACGCGGCGGCCGCATCGTCGCCTTCGAGAAATACGGCGCCGATCGTGCGACGCCGGCACGCACCGTGGCGCAGCAGCTCGGCAGCGCGGATGCGCTGTTCATCGCCGATGACGGCGATGCCGTCGTCGCGGTGGCCGATGCGATGACGGCCGCGGGCGCGAATTTGCGCAACATCCAGCTGCTCGGCACCGGCTTGTGGGACAATCCGCGCGTCTATGCCAATGCGAACTTGCAAGGCGGTCTCTACGCCGCGCCGGACCCGGCTGGCTTCCGCGCCTTCTCCGGCCGCTACCGCACCAAATACGGCGCCGAGCCGATCCGCACCGCGACGCTCGCCTATGACGCGGTCGCCCTCGTCGCCGCGCTCGCGCGCACGCAGGGCCCGACGCGCTTCTCGCCGGACGTGCTCACCAACCCTTCCGGCTTCGCCGGCATCGACGGCCTGTTCCGCTTCCGCGCCGATGGCACCAACGAGCGCGGGCTCGCCGTGATGAAGGTGACGACGGGCGGTGGCGTGGCGGTCGCGGGCTCGCCGAAGAGTTTTGGGGCGTAG
- the hemW gene encoding radical SAM family heme chaperone HemW, which yields MSRAKQAFGVYVHWPFCLSKCPYCDFNSHVRHAAIDETRFASAFAREIETTAQRAPGREVTSIFLGGGTPSLMQPATVGAVLDAIGKHWHVASDVEVTLEANPTSVEATRFAGYRAAGVNRVSLGVQALDDASLKALGRMHSAREALDAVAIARRSFDRYSFDLIYARPDQTPAMWADELRLAIDEAAEHLSLYQLTIEEGTPFFGLHQAGKLKTPDEAVARALYDVTQETCDKLGLPAYEISNHARRGAECRHNLVYWRGEEYAGIGPGAHGRLDIDGIRHATATEKRPEAWLMRVETNGHGNVTDDLLNSEERADEFLLMGLRLAEGIDPERYSKLSGRPLDPKRIALLREEGAIIVDATGRLRVTSSGFPVLDAVVADLAA from the coding sequence TTGAGCCGCGCTAAGCAAGCTTTCGGCGTCTATGTGCACTGGCCGTTCTGCCTGTCGAAGTGCCCCTATTGCGACTTCAACAGCCACGTCCGCCATGCCGCGATCGACGAGACGCGCTTCGCTTCAGCTTTCGCGCGTGAAATCGAAACGACTGCACAGCGTGCGCCCGGGCGTGAAGTCACCTCGATCTTCCTCGGCGGCGGCACGCCGTCGTTGATGCAGCCCGCAACCGTCGGCGCGGTGCTCGATGCGATCGGCAAGCACTGGCATGTCGCAAGCGATGTCGAGGTCACGCTCGAAGCAAACCCGACTAGCGTCGAAGCCACGCGCTTTGCCGGTTATCGCGCCGCCGGCGTCAACCGCGTCTCGCTCGGCGTCCAGGCACTCGACGATGCCTCGCTGAAAGCGCTGGGCCGGATGCACAGCGCCCGCGAAGCGCTCGACGCCGTCGCCATCGCGCGCCGTTCGTTCGACCGTTATTCGTTCGACCTGATCTACGCCCGCCCCGACCAGACACCGGCGATGTGGGCCGACGAGCTGCGCCTCGCGATCGATGAAGCCGCCGAGCATCTGTCGCTCTATCAATTGACGATCGAGGAAGGCACGCCGTTCTTCGGCCTGCACCAGGCCGGCAAGCTGAAGACGCCGGACGAAGCCGTCGCGCGCGCGCTCTACGACGTCACGCAGGAGACCTGCGACAAGCTCGGCCTGCCCGCTTACGAGATTTCAAATCACGCGCGGCGGGGCGCCGAGTGCCGGCACAATCTGGTGTACTGGCGCGGCGAGGAATATGCCGGCATCGGCCCCGGTGCCCATGGCCGCCTCGACATCGACGGGATCAGGCACGCCACCGCCACCGAGAAGCGCCCCGAAGCCTGGCTGATGCGCGTCGAGACCAACGGCCACGGCAACGTCACCGACGATCTCCTCAACAGCGAGGAGCGCGCCGACGAATTCCTGCTGATGGGGCTCCGCCTCGCCGAGGGCATCGACCCCGAGCGCTACAGCAAGCTGTCGGGCCGCCCGCTCGACCCCAAGCGCATCGCGTTGCTGCGCGAGGAAGGCGCGATCATCGTCGATGCGACGGGGCGCCTGCGCGTGACCAGCAGCGGATTCCCGGTGCTGGATGCGGTGGTCGCGGATCTCGCCGCGTAG
- the rdgB gene encoding RdgB/HAM1 family non-canonical purine NTP pyrophosphatase — MHRRITGKLVIATHNPGKLAEMKELLAPQGIEAVSAGELGLPEPDETGNDFRSNAAIKAIAAAQATKLPSFADDSGIVVDALDGAPGIYSARWAGPSKDFAAAMAQIERLLQERGATTPDKRAAHFVSALCVAWPDDHLEEVEARVDGTLVWPPRGTAGFGYDPMFLPNGHDRTFGEMTSIEKHGLPPLGLGLSHRARAFVKLAEICLEPR; from the coding sequence ATGCACCGCCGAATCACCGGAAAGCTCGTCATCGCGACCCACAATCCCGGCAAGCTCGCCGAGATGAAGGAGCTGCTCGCGCCTCAGGGCATCGAGGCGGTGTCGGCCGGTGAGCTCGGCCTGCCCGAGCCCGACGAAACCGGCAACGATTTCCGCAGCAATGCCGCGATCAAGGCGATCGCGGCGGCGCAGGCGACCAAGCTTCCCTCCTTCGCCGACGATTCCGGCATCGTGGTCGACGCACTCGACGGCGCGCCCGGCATCTACAGCGCGCGCTGGGCCGGACCGTCAAAAGATTTCGCTGCCGCGATGGCGCAGATCGAGCGCCTGTTGCAGGAGCGCGGCGCCACCACGCCCGACAAGCGCGCCGCGCATTTCGTCTCCGCGCTCTGCGTCGCCTGGCCCGACGATCATCTCGAAGAGGTCGAGGCGCGCGTCGACGGCACCCTGGTCTGGCCGCCGCGCGGGACCGCCGGCTTCGGTTATGATCCGATGTTCCTGCCCAACGGCCACGATCGCACGTTCGGCGAGATGACCAGCATCGAGAAGCACGGCCTGCCGCCGCTCGGCCTCGGCCTGTCGCATCGCGCCCGCGCCTTCGTGAAACTGGCGGAGATCTGCCTTGAGCCGCGCTAA
- the rph gene encoding ribonuclease PH → MRPSRRAPDELRPVTLERGVVKYAEGSCLVKFGDTHVLVTATLEDRLPPWLKGQGRGWVTAEYGMLPRATSERTRREASAGKQSGRTVEIQRLIGRSLRTIVDLEALGERQITVDCDVLQADGGTRTASITGAWVALADCINWMKARNMIKAKVLRDNVAAISCGIYNGTPVLDLDYAEDSEAQTDANFVLTGDGRIIEVQGTAEREPFTQDEFLALMALAQKGIARLVDLQKLAVA, encoded by the coding sequence ATGCGGCCAAGCCGCCGTGCGCCCGACGAATTGCGCCCCGTGACGCTGGAGCGCGGCGTGGTCAAATATGCGGAAGGCTCCTGCCTGGTGAAATTCGGCGACACCCATGTGCTGGTCACCGCCACGCTGGAAGACCGCCTGCCGCCGTGGCTGAAGGGCCAGGGCCGCGGCTGGGTCACCGCCGAGTACGGCATGCTGCCGCGCGCGACCTCCGAACGCACCCGCCGCGAGGCCTCCGCCGGCAAGCAAAGCGGCCGCACCGTCGAGATTCAGCGCCTGATCGGCCGCTCGCTTCGCACCATCGTCGATCTCGAAGCGCTCGGTGAGCGCCAGATCACGGTCGATTGCGACGTGCTCCAGGCCGACGGCGGCACGCGCACGGCCTCGATCACCGGTGCCTGGGTCGCGCTCGCCGATTGCATCAACTGGATGAAGGCGCGCAACATGATCAAGGCCAAGGTGCTGCGCGACAACGTCGCCGCGATCTCCTGCGGCATCTACAACGGCACGCCCGTGCTCGACCTCGACTATGCCGAGGATTCGGAAGCCCAGACCGACGCCAATTTCGTCCTGACCGGCGACGGCCGCATCATCGAGGTGCAGGGCACCGCGGAACGTGAACCGTTCACACAGGACGAGTTCCTCGCGCTGATGGCGCTGGCCCAGAAGGGCATCGCGCGGCTCGTGGACTTGCAGAAACTGGCCGTGGCGTAG
- the hrcA gene encoding heat-inducible transcriptional repressor HrcA, translated as MAHHDPIHLIAPRAGLAQLNERSRDIFRQIVESYLATGEPVGSRNISRLIAMPLSPASVRNVMADLEQLGLIYAPHTSAGRLPTELGLRFFVDALMQVGDLNDAERQSIQSQLTSVGQAQSVEAALDQALTRLSGLTRAAAVVLTPKSNARLKHIEFVRLEPEKALVILVGEDGQVENRVLSLPPGVPSSALTEAGNFLNARIRGRTLAEARLELETALGEARAELDQLTQKVISAGIASWSGGENEDRQLIVRGHANLLEDLHALEDLERVRLLFDDLETKRGVIDLLGRAETAEGVRIFIGSENKLFSLSGSSTIISPYRDAAGHIVGVLGVIGPTRLNYARVIPTVDYAARIVSRLLGG; from the coding sequence GTGGCCCATCACGATCCGATCCATCTGATCGCGCCGCGCGCAGGCCTCGCCCAGCTCAACGAGCGTTCCCGCGACATCTTTCGTCAAATTGTCGAAAGCTATCTCGCGACCGGCGAGCCGGTCGGCTCGCGCAATATTTCGCGGCTGATCGCGATGCCGCTGTCGCCGGCCTCGGTTCGAAATGTCATGGCCGACCTGGAACAGCTCGGCCTGATCTATGCGCCCCACACCTCCGCCGGCCGCTTGCCGACGGAACTCGGCCTGCGCTTCTTCGTCGATGCCCTGATGCAGGTCGGCGACCTCAATGACGCCGAGCGGCAGTCGATCCAGAGCCAGCTCACCTCCGTTGGTCAGGCGCAGTCGGTCGAGGCGGCGCTGGACCAGGCGCTGACGCGGCTGTCCGGTCTCACCCGCGCCGCAGCGGTCGTGCTGACCCCGAAATCCAATGCGCGGCTGAAACACATCGAATTCGTCCGGCTGGAACCCGAGAAGGCGCTGGTGATCCTGGTCGGCGAGGACGGTCAGGTCGAAAACCGCGTGCTGTCGCTGCCGCCGGGAGTTCCCTCCTCGGCGCTCACGGAAGCCGGTAATTTCCTCAATGCGCGGATCCGTGGCCGCACGCTGGCAGAGGCGCGGCTCGAGCTCGAAACCGCGCTCGGCGAAGCCCGTGCCGAGCTCGACCAGCTGACGCAAAAGGTGATTTCGGCCGGCATTGCGAGCTGGTCCGGCGGCGAGAACGAGGACCGCCAGCTCATCGTTCGCGGCCACGCCAATCTGCTCGAGGATCTGCACGCGCTGGAGGATCTGGAGCGTGTTCGCCTGCTGTTCGACGATCTCGAGACCAAGCGTGGCGTGATCGACCTTCTGGGGCGCGCCGAGACCGCCGAGGGCGTGCGGATCTTCATCGGCTCGGAGAACAAACTGTTTTCCTTGTCAGGCTCCTCCACCATCATCTCGCCCTATCGGGATGCCGCCGGCCACATCGTCGGCGTTTTGGGTGTGATCGGGCCGACGCGGCTGAATTATGCCCGCGTGATCCCGACCGTGGACTACGCCGCGCGCATCGTCAGTCGCCTCCTGGGGGGCTGA